A region of Sesamum indicum cultivar Zhongzhi No. 13 linkage group LG7, S_indicum_v1.0, whole genome shotgun sequence DNA encodes the following proteins:
- the LOC105167136 gene encoding uncharacterized protein LOC105167136 isoform X1 codes for MSGTPDFFYREAQRLGYVARSAFKLLQIQKQYKIITPGSSVLDLGCAPGAWLQVACQNLGPLGKGGVVVGIDVKKVKVPSMHCDERVTTVCADVMNLPREQVRALSPQQKGFSVVLSDMCPLVSGITTRDAALSAELGMRAIDLAVGKAAHDRTVNNAFEEVQSDGSGSSLGIDGVLQPGGHLIIKLLESEDVKEFSQICKPIFRKASWLRPKATRSCSREIYLICQGFQYRVRE; via the exons ATGAGTGGAACGCCTGATTTCTTCTATAGAGAAGCTCAGCGCCTTGGTTATGTTGCCCGCTCCGCCTTCAAG TTGCTTCAGATACAGAAGCAGTACAAGATCATAACACCTGGTTCTTCTGTTCTTGATCTTGGTTGTGCTCCTGGTGCTTGGCTTCAG GTGGCATGTCAGAACTTGGGTCCATTGGGGAAGGGTGGAGTTGTCGTGGGAATTGATGTTAAG AAGGTGAAGGTTCCATCAATGCACTGTGATGAAAGGGTTACGACAGTTTGTGCTGATGTAATGAATCTACCAAGGGAGCAAGTTAGAGCACTCTCGCCTCAG CAAAAGGGTTTTTCCGTCGTACTCTCTGATATGTGTCCCTTAGTTTCTGGGATCACAACTAGAGATGCAGCTTTATCTGCTGAACTGGGGATGCGAGCAATTGATTTGGCCGTAGGGAAGGCTGCCCATGATCGCACAGTAAATAATGCATTCGAGGAAGTGCAATCAGATGGCTCTGGGTCTTCTTTAGGTATTGATGGTGTGTTGCAACCAGGGGGCCACCTCATCATTAAGCTTCTGGAAAGTGAAGACGTAAAAG AATTCAGCCAAATATGCAAACCAATTTTCAGAAAGGCATCATGGTTGAGGCCTAAAGCAACTAGGTCGTGTTCCAGggaaatttatttgatttgtcaGGGGTTTCAATATAGGGTTAGAGAATAG
- the LOC105167136 gene encoding uncharacterized protein LOC105167136 isoform X3: protein MSGTPDFFYREAQRLGYVARSAFKVACQNLGPLGKGGVVVGIDVKKVKVPSMHCDERVTTVCADVMNLPREQVRALSPQQKGFSVVLSDMCPLVSGITTRDAALSAELGMRAIDLAVGKAAHDRTVNNAFEEVQSDGSGSSLGIDGVLQPGGHLIIKLLESEDVKEFSQICKPIFRKASWLRPKATRSCSREIYLICQGFQYRVRE from the exons ATGAGTGGAACGCCTGATTTCTTCTATAGAGAAGCTCAGCGCCTTGGTTATGTTGCCCGCTCCGCCTTCAAG GTGGCATGTCAGAACTTGGGTCCATTGGGGAAGGGTGGAGTTGTCGTGGGAATTGATGTTAAG AAGGTGAAGGTTCCATCAATGCACTGTGATGAAAGGGTTACGACAGTTTGTGCTGATGTAATGAATCTACCAAGGGAGCAAGTTAGAGCACTCTCGCCTCAG CAAAAGGGTTTTTCCGTCGTACTCTCTGATATGTGTCCCTTAGTTTCTGGGATCACAACTAGAGATGCAGCTTTATCTGCTGAACTGGGGATGCGAGCAATTGATTTGGCCGTAGGGAAGGCTGCCCATGATCGCACAGTAAATAATGCATTCGAGGAAGTGCAATCAGATGGCTCTGGGTCTTCTTTAGGTATTGATGGTGTGTTGCAACCAGGGGGCCACCTCATCATTAAGCTTCTGGAAAGTGAAGACGTAAAAG AATTCAGCCAAATATGCAAACCAATTTTCAGAAAGGCATCATGGTTGAGGCCTAAAGCAACTAGGTCGTGTTCCAGggaaatttatttgatttgtcaGGGGTTTCAATATAGGGTTAGAGAATAG
- the LOC105167135 gene encoding protein FIZZY-RELATED 3 translates to MDTNQRRKSGINLPASMSETSLRLETFASSIKLSSPLKSMSPRTISNLSASSSPSKSVSSCSDRFIPCRSSSRLHTFGLIEKASPVKEGGGGGGGSEAYSRLLKTELFGTDFGCCDFNAGGLKGGSPMSPSKNMLRFKTEQHCSGPNSPYSPSILRQDSALSGEVSTPPKPPRKVPKTPHKVLDAPALQDDFYLNLVDWSSQNVLAVGLGTCVYLWSASNSKVTKLCDLGPNDGVCSVQWTREGSYISVGTNLGQVQVWDGTQCKRVRTMGGHQTRAGVLAWSSRILSSGSRDRNILQHDLRVPSDYISKLVGHKSEVCGLKWSHDDRELASGGNDNQLLVWNQHSQQPILKLTEHTAAVKAIAWSPHQNGLLASGGGTADRCIRFWNTGSGNQLNSVDTGSQVCNLAWSKNVNEIVSTHGYSQNQIMVWKYPSMSKVATLTGHSLRVLYLAMSPDGQTIVTGAGDETLRFWNVFPSMKTPAPVKDTGLWSLGRTQIR, encoded by the exons ATGGATACCAATCAGAGAAGGAAGAGTGGCATTAATCTGCCAGCATCCATGTCCGAGACCTCTTTGCGCCTCGAGACCTTCGCTTCCTCTATCAAGCTATCTTCTCCGCTTAAATCAATGTCTCCCAGGACTATCTCCAACTTGTCGGCATCCTCTTCGCCGTCCAAATCTGTTTCTAGTTGCAGCGACAGGTTTATTCCGTGCAGATCTTCGTCGAGGCTGCACACGTTTGGCTTGATCGAGAAGGCGTCTCCGGTGAAGgagggaggaggaggaggaggaggaagcgAGGCCTATTCCAGGTTGTTGAAAACTGAGCTTTTCGGTACTGATTTTGGGTGTTGTGATTTTAATGCAGGTGGCTTGAAAGGGGGGTCGCCGATGAGCCCGAGCAAGAATATGCTGAGATTCAAGACTGAGCAGCATTGTTCAGGGCCCAATTCACCGTATTCGCCTTCGATTTTGAGGCAGGACAGTGCACTGTCTGGTGAGGTGTCGACACCACCGAAGCCGCCGAGGAAAGTGCCTAAGACACCTCATAAG GTTCTGGATGCACCAGCGCTTCAAGATGACTTCTACCTCAACCTGGTTGACTGGTCTTCTCAGAATGTCCTCGCTGTTGGATTGGGAACTTGCGTATATCTATGGAGTGCTTCAAATAGTAAA GTAACAAAATTATGTGACTTGGGACCTAATGACGGTGTCTGCTCAGTCCAATGGACACGAGAGGGGTCATATATATCAGTCGGCACGAATCTTGGTCAAGTTCAG GTTTGGGACGGAACTCAGTGCAAGCGTGTTAGAACAATGGGAGGACATCAAACCAGAGCTGGAGTACTGGCATGGAGTTCACGCATATTATCCTCTGGAAGCAGAGACAGAAACATACTTCAGCATGACCTTCGTGTCCCAAGTGATTATATTAGCAAGCTTGTCGGACACAAATCAGAg GTGTGTGGACTGAAATGGTCTCATGATGACCGAGAACTTGCATCCGGTGGCAACGACAATCAG CTGTTGGTGTGGAATCAACATTCCCAGCAGCCTATTTTGAAACTGACAGAGCATACAGCTGCTGTAAAAGCCATTGCTTGGTCACCTCACCAGAATGGTCTTCTGGCATCAGGAGGAGGAACTGCAGATCGTTGCATTCGATTTTGGAATACTGGTAGTGGCAATCAACTGAATAGCGTGGATACTGGAAGCCAG GTATGCAATCTAGCCTGGAGTAAAAATGTGAATGAAATAGTCAGCACGCATGGATAttctcaaaatcaaataatggTGTGGAAGTATCCATCTATGTCAAAG GTCGCAACTCTAACTGGACATAGTTTGCGAGTACTCTACCTGGCAATGTCTCCTGATGGTCAG ACTATAGTTACTGGAGCAGGGGACGAGACACTACGATTCTGGAATGTTTTTCCATCCATGAAAACACCC gCACCGGTGAAGGACACTGGCCTTTGGTCTTTAGGCAGAACTCAAATCCGATGA
- the LOC105167136 gene encoding uncharacterized protein LOC105167136 isoform X2 encodes MSGTPDFFYREAQRLGYVARSAFKIQKQYKIITPGSSVLDLGCAPGAWLQVACQNLGPLGKGGVVVGIDVKKVKVPSMHCDERVTTVCADVMNLPREQVRALSPQQKGFSVVLSDMCPLVSGITTRDAALSAELGMRAIDLAVGKAAHDRTVNNAFEEVQSDGSGSSLGIDGVLQPGGHLIIKLLESEDVKEFSQICKPIFRKASWLRPKATRSCSREIYLICQGFQYRVRE; translated from the exons ATGAGTGGAACGCCTGATTTCTTCTATAGAGAAGCTCAGCGCCTTGGTTATGTTGCCCGCTCCGCCTTCAAG ATACAGAAGCAGTACAAGATCATAACACCTGGTTCTTCTGTTCTTGATCTTGGTTGTGCTCCTGGTGCTTGGCTTCAG GTGGCATGTCAGAACTTGGGTCCATTGGGGAAGGGTGGAGTTGTCGTGGGAATTGATGTTAAG AAGGTGAAGGTTCCATCAATGCACTGTGATGAAAGGGTTACGACAGTTTGTGCTGATGTAATGAATCTACCAAGGGAGCAAGTTAGAGCACTCTCGCCTCAG CAAAAGGGTTTTTCCGTCGTACTCTCTGATATGTGTCCCTTAGTTTCTGGGATCACAACTAGAGATGCAGCTTTATCTGCTGAACTGGGGATGCGAGCAATTGATTTGGCCGTAGGGAAGGCTGCCCATGATCGCACAGTAAATAATGCATTCGAGGAAGTGCAATCAGATGGCTCTGGGTCTTCTTTAGGTATTGATGGTGTGTTGCAACCAGGGGGCCACCTCATCATTAAGCTTCTGGAAAGTGAAGACGTAAAAG AATTCAGCCAAATATGCAAACCAATTTTCAGAAAGGCATCATGGTTGAGGCCTAAAGCAACTAGGTCGTGTTCCAGggaaatttatttgatttgtcaGGGGTTTCAATATAGGGTTAGAGAATAG